In a single window of the Micromonospora sp. WMMD1155 genome:
- a CDS encoding glycine--tRNA ligase: MPADRIDAVVSLAKRRGFVFPSSEIYGGTRSAWDYGPLGVELKENVRRQWWKTMVQQRDDVVGLDSAVILARKVWEASGHIAEFVDPLTECQFCHKRFRADHLEEAYAEKHGKPLTSLAELNCPNCGNKGTFTEPKMFNGLMKTYLGPVESDEGLHYLRPETAQGIFVNYKNVETVARKKPPFGIAQTGKSFRNEITPGNFIFRTREFEQMEMEFFVEPGTDEQWHEYWLQERWNWYLDLGLSADNLRLYEHPKEKLSHYSKRTVDIEYRFQFGGSEFAELEGVANRTDFDLSTHSKHSGVDLSYFDQTKSERWMPYVIEPAAGLTRAVLAFLLEAYDEDEAPNTKGGVDKRTVMRFDPRLAPVKVAVLPLSRNEALSPKAKDLATLLRKRWVVEFDDSQAIGRRYRRQDEIGTPFCVTVDFDTLDDNAVTVRNRDTMAQERVSLDQVERYLIERLPGC; the protein is encoded by the coding sequence ATGCCAGCCGACCGTATCGACGCCGTCGTCAGCCTCGCCAAGCGCCGAGGCTTCGTCTTCCCCTCCAGCGAGATCTACGGGGGCACCCGATCGGCGTGGGACTACGGTCCGCTCGGCGTGGAGCTCAAGGAGAACGTCCGCCGCCAGTGGTGGAAGACCATGGTCCAGCAGCGCGACGACGTGGTCGGCCTCGACTCCGCCGTCATCCTGGCCCGCAAGGTGTGGGAGGCGTCCGGCCACATCGCCGAGTTCGTCGACCCGCTCACCGAGTGCCAGTTCTGCCACAAGCGCTTCCGGGCGGACCACCTGGAGGAGGCGTACGCCGAGAAGCACGGCAAGCCGCTGACCTCCCTCGCCGAGCTGAACTGTCCCAACTGCGGCAACAAGGGCACCTTCACCGAGCCGAAGATGTTCAACGGCCTGATGAAGACCTACCTGGGCCCGGTGGAGAGCGACGAGGGTCTGCACTACCTGCGCCCGGAGACCGCGCAGGGCATCTTCGTCAACTACAAGAACGTCGAGACGGTCGCCCGCAAGAAGCCGCCGTTCGGCATCGCGCAGACCGGTAAGTCGTTCCGCAACGAGATCACCCCGGGCAACTTCATCTTCCGGACCCGTGAGTTCGAGCAGATGGAGATGGAGTTCTTCGTCGAGCCGGGCACCGACGAGCAGTGGCACGAGTACTGGCTCCAGGAGCGCTGGAACTGGTACCTCGACCTCGGTCTGTCGGCGGACAACCTGCGCCTCTACGAGCACCCCAAGGAGAAGCTCTCGCACTACTCGAAGCGGACGGTGGACATCGAGTACCGCTTCCAGTTCGGCGGCAGCGAGTTCGCCGAGCTGGAGGGTGTGGCCAACCGCACCGACTTCGACCTCTCCACGCACAGCAAGCACTCGGGCGTCGACCTGTCGTACTTCGACCAGACCAAGAGTGAGCGCTGGATGCCGTACGTCATCGAACCGGCCGCGGGTCTGACCCGCGCCGTGCTGGCGTTCCTGTTGGAGGCGTACGACGAGGACGAGGCCCCGAACACCAAGGGCGGCGTGGACAAGCGCACCGTGATGCGGTTCGACCCGCGGCTCGCCCCGGTCAAGGTGGCGGTGCTGCCGCTGTCCCGCAACGAGGCGCTGTCGCCGAAGGCCAAGGACCTCGCGACGCTGCTGCGCAAGCGCTGGGTGGTGGAGTTCGACGACTCGCAGGCGATCGGCCGCCGCTACCGCCGGCAGGACGAGATCGGCACCCCGTTCTGCGTGACGGTCGACTTCGACACCCTGGACGACAACGCTGTGACGGTGCGCAACCGGGACACCATGGCTCAGGAGCGGGTCTCCCTGGACCAGGTCGAGCGCTACCTGATCGAGCGCCTTCCGGGCTGCTGA
- the dusB gene encoding tRNA dihydrouridine synthase DusB, with product MTASTTPVLRPLTLGPYQVWPPVVLAPMAGITNVGFRRLCREQGGGIYVCEMITTRALVERNPKTLRMIAFGDDEKPRSLQLYGTDPEITAAAVRIVVERDLADHIDLNFGCPVPKVTRRGGGAALPWRRRLFARLVKAAVDAASPSGVPVTVKMRKGIDDDHLTYVEAGLAAQEAGVAAVALHGRTASQRYSGTADWDAIATLKQALDVPVLGNGDIWEADDALRMVAHTGVDGVVVGRGCLGRPWLFADLEAAFNGRSERRLPSLGEVAATMRRHAELLVDQFVAGARNPARGERDGCTDFRKHVAWYLKGFPVGGELRRSLAMIESLAQLDDLLGKLDPTEPFPVATLGQPRGRTNSPGKVALPDGWLASRDDDTVPEGAEMDDSGG from the coding sequence GTGACTGCCTCGACCACGCCCGTGCTGCGGCCGTTGACTCTCGGGCCGTACCAGGTGTGGCCGCCCGTGGTGCTCGCCCCGATGGCCGGGATCACCAACGTCGGGTTCCGCCGGCTGTGCCGGGAGCAGGGCGGCGGCATCTACGTCTGCGAGATGATCACCACTCGGGCGCTGGTCGAGCGCAACCCGAAGACGCTGCGCATGATCGCTTTCGGTGACGACGAGAAACCGCGCAGCCTCCAGCTCTACGGCACCGATCCGGAGATCACAGCGGCCGCCGTGCGGATCGTCGTCGAGCGCGACCTGGCCGATCACATCGACCTCAACTTCGGCTGCCCGGTCCCCAAGGTCACCCGGCGTGGTGGCGGCGCGGCCCTGCCGTGGCGGCGCCGGCTCTTCGCCCGCCTGGTGAAGGCTGCCGTCGACGCCGCGTCACCCTCCGGGGTGCCGGTCACCGTCAAGATGCGCAAGGGCATCGACGACGACCATCTGACGTACGTCGAAGCAGGGCTGGCCGCCCAGGAGGCCGGCGTGGCCGCGGTGGCCCTGCACGGGCGGACCGCGTCGCAGCGTTACTCGGGCACCGCCGACTGGGACGCGATCGCCACCCTGAAGCAGGCCCTCGACGTGCCGGTGCTCGGCAACGGCGACATCTGGGAGGCCGACGACGCGCTGCGGATGGTCGCGCACACCGGCGTGGACGGCGTGGTCGTCGGCCGTGGGTGCCTGGGCCGGCCGTGGCTCTTCGCCGACCTGGAGGCCGCCTTCAACGGCCGGTCGGAACGGCGACTGCCCAGCCTCGGCGAGGTGGCGGCGACCATGCGCCGGCACGCCGAGCTGCTGGTGGACCAGTTCGTCGCCGGTGCCCGCAACCCGGCCCGAGGTGAACGCGACGGCTGCACCGACTTCCGCAAGCACGTCGCCTGGTACCTCAAGGGTTTCCCGGTCGGCGGCGAACTGCGCCGCTCACTGGCGATGATCGAGAGCCTGGCCCAGCTCGACGACCTGCTCGGCAAGCTCGATCCGACGGAGCCGTTCCCGGTGGCCACGCTGGGCCAACCGCGTGGGCGCACCAACTCGCCGGGCAAGGTCGCCCTGCCGGACGGTTGGCTGGCCAGCCGGGACGACGACACGGTCCCCGAGGGCGCCGAGATGGACGACTCCGGCGGCTGA
- the istA gene encoding IS21 family transposase, with protein MLSVEDWAEIRRLHRAERMAIKAICRRLGVSRNTVRKALASHEPPRYQRAAKGSIVDAVEPQIRALLAEFPDMPTTVIMERVGWARGKTVFADRVQQLRPLFRRPDPAQRTEYLPGELAQCDLWFPPADVPLGFGQVGRPPVLVMVSGYSRWLSAVMIPTRQSPDLLVGHWTLISGWGRVPKALVWDNESAVGQWRAGRPQLTEAMNAFRGTLGIKVIQCRPADPEAKGLVERANGYLETSFLPGRRFASPGDFNTQLTDWLVRANNRQHRMLGCRPLDRWDADRAAMLSLPPVAPVVGWRQATRLPRDHYVRLDGNDYSVHPSVVGRRVEVTADCDHVTVVSDGRPVARHDRCWASHQSITDPAHRQAAADLRVAAQHKPTTAVDAQVERRPLSDYDRMFGLDVEVAA; from the coding sequence GTGCTGAGCGTGGAGGACTGGGCGGAGATCCGTCGGTTGCACCGGGCGGAGCGGATGGCGATCAAGGCCATCTGTCGCCGGCTGGGGGTCTCGCGGAACACGGTGCGTAAGGCCTTGGCCAGTCATGAGCCGCCTCGCTATCAGCGGGCGGCGAAGGGCTCGATCGTGGACGCGGTCGAGCCGCAGATCCGGGCGTTGTTGGCGGAGTTCCCGGACATGCCGACGACGGTGATCATGGAGCGGGTTGGGTGGGCCCGCGGCAAGACGGTGTTCGCCGATCGGGTGCAGCAGTTGCGGCCGTTGTTCCGCCGCCCGGACCCGGCCCAGCGGACGGAGTATCTGCCGGGCGAGTTGGCGCAGTGTGATCTGTGGTTCCCGCCGGCGGACGTGCCGTTGGGCTTCGGGCAGGTCGGCCGGCCGCCGGTGCTGGTGATGGTGTCCGGGTATTCGCGGTGGCTGTCAGCGGTGATGATCCCGACCCGGCAGTCACCGGACTTGCTGGTCGGGCACTGGACGCTGATCTCCGGCTGGGGACGGGTGCCCAAGGCGTTGGTGTGGGACAACGAGTCCGCCGTCGGGCAGTGGCGGGCTGGCAGGCCGCAGCTGACCGAGGCGATGAACGCCTTCCGCGGCACCCTCGGCATCAAGGTGATTCAGTGCCGACCGGCGGACCCGGAGGCCAAGGGCCTGGTCGAGCGGGCCAATGGCTATCTGGAAACCTCGTTCCTGCCCGGACGCCGTTTCGCCTCGCCCGGCGACTTCAACACCCAGCTCACCGACTGGCTGGTGCGGGCGAACAACCGCCAACACCGGATGCTGGGCTGCCGCCCGCTGGACCGGTGGGACGCCGACCGGGCCGCGATGCTGTCACTGCCACCGGTCGCGCCGGTGGTCGGCTGGCGCCAGGCCACCCGGCTGCCCCGCGATCACTACGTCCGCTTGGACGGCAACGACTACTCGGTGCACCCATCCGTGGTCGGCAGGCGGGTTGAGGTCACCGCCGACTGCGACCACGTGACGGTGGTCTCCGACGGCCGGCCCGTGGCCCGACATGACCGCTGCTGGGCAAGCCATCAGAGCATCACCGACCCTGCCCACCGGCAAGCCGCCGCCGACCTGCGCGTCGCTGCCCAACACAAGCCGACGACCGCGGTCGACGCCCAGGTCGAACGCCGGCCGTTGAGCGACTACGACCGCATGTTCGGCCTGGACGTCGAGGTGGCTGCGTGA
- the istB gene encoding IS21-like element helper ATPase IstB — protein MAAKTSRNVASEIAFLTRALKAPSLAASVERLAERARAESWTHEEFLAACLQREVAAREAHGGEGRIRAARFPARKSLEEFDFEHQRSLKRETIAHLGTLDFVASKENVVFLGPPGTGKTHLSIGLGIRACQAGHRVAFATAAQWVSRLADAHHAGRLQDELVKLGRIPLLIVDEVGYIPFEAEAANLFFQLVSNRYERASLIVTSNKPFGRWGEVFGDDVVAAAMIDRLVHHAEVISMKGDSYRLKDRDLGRVPAATKTND, from the coding sequence ATGGCCGCCAAGACCAGCCGCAACGTCGCCTCGGAGATCGCGTTCCTCACCCGCGCCCTCAAGGCGCCGTCCCTCGCTGCCTCCGTCGAACGCCTGGCGGAGCGGGCCCGGGCCGAGTCATGGACGCACGAGGAGTTCCTCGCCGCCTGCCTGCAACGCGAAGTCGCCGCCCGCGAAGCACACGGCGGCGAGGGACGTATCCGGGCAGCCAGGTTCCCCGCCCGCAAGAGCCTGGAGGAGTTCGACTTCGAGCACCAACGCTCTCTGAAGCGGGAGACGATCGCCCACCTGGGCACCCTCGACTTCGTGGCGTCGAAGGAGAACGTCGTCTTCCTGGGCCCGCCCGGCACCGGCAAGACCCACCTGTCCATCGGCCTGGGGATCCGGGCCTGCCAGGCCGGACACCGGGTCGCGTTCGCCACCGCCGCCCAATGGGTGTCCCGCCTCGCCGACGCCCACCACGCCGGCCGACTGCAAGACGAGCTCGTGAAGCTCGGCCGGATCCCGCTGCTGATCGTCGACGAGGTCGGCTACATCCCCTTCGAAGCCGAAGCGGCGAACCTGTTCTTCCAGCTCGTCTCCAACCGCTACGAACGAGCCTCGCTGATCGTCACCAGCAACAAGCCCTTCGGCCGCTGGGGCGAAGTGTTCGGCGACGACGTCGTCGCCGCAGCCATGATCGACCGCCTCGTCCACCACGCCGAGGTCATCTCGATGAAGGGCGACAGCTACCGGCTTAAAGACCGCGACCTCGGCCGCGTTCCCGCAGCCACCAAGACCAACGACTGA
- a CDS encoding C39 family peptidase: MRTDLIRKTALTAAGLAFTGGAIAGPVTTAFAAPNTSKPTSQAQTDRKGHGERQLGVRYEAQPNFYYCGPAAARNALSVQGKDISVDAMAKEMGTTEAGTNSINDITPVLNKETGKNDAYHSVEISTPKADDKQTDKLRADIVRTVDDGRAVVANIAGTTTDTDGGIHSFEGGHYISVVGYRDNGTTVTIADSADPNTASYEVTVEHLADWIATRGYATS, encoded by the coding sequence ATGCGTACCGATCTGATTCGTAAGACCGCCCTGACCGCCGCCGGTCTCGCGTTCACCGGTGGCGCCATCGCCGGACCCGTCACCACCGCCTTCGCCGCCCCGAACACCAGCAAGCCGACGTCGCAGGCGCAGACCGACCGCAAGGGTCACGGTGAGCGTCAGCTGGGCGTGCGCTACGAGGCCCAGCCGAACTTCTACTACTGCGGCCCCGCCGCCGCCCGTAACGCCCTGAGCGTGCAGGGCAAGGACATCAGCGTCGACGCCATGGCCAAGGAGATGGGCACCACCGAGGCCGGCACCAACTCCATCAACGACATCACCCCGGTGCTGAACAAGGAGACCGGCAAGAACGACGCCTACCACTCCGTCGAGATCAGCACCCCGAAGGCCGACGACAAGCAGACCGACAAGCTGCGCGCCGACATCGTCCGCACCGTCGACGACGGCCGGGCCGTGGTCGCCAACATCGCCGGCACCACCACTGACACCGACGGTGGTATCCACTCCTTCGAGGGTGGGCACTACATCAGCGTGGTCGGCTACCGCGACAACGGCACCACCGTCACCATCGCCGACTCCGCCGACCCGAACACCGCCTCCTACGAGGTCACCGTCGAGCACCTCGCCGACTGGATCGCCACCCGCGGCTACGCCACCAGCTAA
- a CDS encoding beta-N-acetylhexosaminidase, with the protein MSTTPAPGPAATPAPLSAEEPGAATLARTAEQAARNLLAPAAPHRLADVVPAPQQVQPDPAGDWTLSAKAVIVASSDPAALAVAEQLAGLLRPATGYPLPVTDATAPAPVDGIALVLDETAADLGAEGYRLDVTTDGVRVTAVTANGLFHGVQTLRQLLPATIESPTPVTERWALPGGTITDVPRYPYRGAMLDVARHFFTVEDVLRVVDHLARYKLNHLHLHLTDDQGWRIAVDSWPKLTTVGGATEVGGGPGGFYTKADYTRIVSYAAARHITVVPEIDLPGHTNSALVAYPELAPDKVAPQPYTGTEVGFSYVDPADDRTYDFIADVLGELAALTPGPWLHIGGDEAFKVKGEVYTGFVERVQRIVAGLGKTVVGWHQLAPAAHVDGRVLQWWGTNGEDPTTVEAVRRGARMIVSPGNHAYLDMKYAPNTPIGHDWAGLIDVRRAYDWDPGTHVAGVPSTAVIGVEAPLWTESVTSLADIEFLLLPRLPAIAELGWSSRETHDWAGFRDRLAGHGPRWDAAGIAFHRAPEIPWPSGPTIPTQRDSAVATTTREGVDLT; encoded by the coding sequence GTGTCGACCACCCCCGCCCCCGGCCCCGCCGCCACCCCCGCCCCGCTGTCGGCGGAGGAGCCGGGCGCGGCAACGCTGGCCCGCACGGCCGAGCAGGCCGCCCGCAACTTGCTCGCCCCGGCGGCCCCGCACCGACTGGCCGATGTCGTTCCCGCCCCCCAGCAGGTCCAGCCGGACCCGGCCGGAGACTGGACACTGAGCGCGAAAGCGGTCATCGTGGCCAGCTCCGACCCGGCGGCGCTGGCGGTCGCCGAGCAGCTCGCCGGGCTGCTGCGCCCGGCCACCGGCTACCCGCTGCCGGTCACCGACGCCACCGCGCCGGCACCCGTCGACGGCATCGCGCTGGTGCTCGACGAGACCGCCGCCGACCTGGGCGCGGAGGGCTACCGGCTCGACGTCACCACCGATGGGGTACGCGTCACCGCCGTCACCGCCAACGGCCTCTTCCACGGCGTCCAGACGCTGCGTCAACTGTTGCCGGCCACGATCGAGAGCCCGACCCCGGTCACCGAACGGTGGGCGCTGCCCGGCGGCACCATCACCGACGTACCCCGTTACCCATACCGGGGAGCGATGCTCGACGTCGCCCGACACTTCTTCACCGTCGAGGACGTCCTGCGGGTGGTCGACCACCTGGCCCGCTACAAGCTCAATCACCTGCACCTGCACCTCACCGACGACCAGGGCTGGCGGATCGCCGTCGACTCCTGGCCGAAGCTGACCACCGTCGGCGGGGCGACCGAGGTCGGTGGCGGCCCCGGCGGGTTCTACACCAAGGCCGACTACACGCGGATCGTCTCCTACGCGGCCGCCCGGCACATCACCGTCGTTCCGGAGATCGACCTCCCCGGGCACACCAATTCGGCGCTCGTCGCGTACCCCGAACTGGCACCGGACAAGGTCGCGCCGCAGCCGTACACCGGCACCGAGGTGGGTTTCAGCTACGTCGACCCGGCCGACGACCGGACGTACGACTTCATCGCCGACGTCCTGGGCGAACTGGCCGCGCTCACACCCGGGCCGTGGCTGCACATCGGCGGCGACGAGGCGTTCAAGGTGAAGGGCGAGGTCTACACCGGTTTCGTCGAGCGGGTCCAACGCATCGTCGCCGGCCTGGGCAAGACCGTCGTCGGCTGGCACCAACTCGCACCGGCCGCCCACGTCGACGGGCGGGTCCTGCAGTGGTGGGGCACGAACGGCGAAGACCCCACCACGGTCGAGGCCGTACGCCGGGGCGCCCGAATGATCGTCTCCCCCGGCAACCACGCCTACCTGGACATGAAGTACGCCCCGAACACTCCGATCGGGCACGACTGGGCCGGTCTGATCGACGTGCGACGGGCGTACGACTGGGATCCGGGCACGCACGTCGCCGGGGTGCCCTCCACGGCCGTCATCGGTGTGGAGGCCCCGCTCTGGACCGAGTCGGTCACCTCGTTGGCGGACATCGAGTTCCTGCTCCTGCCCCGGCTCCCCGCCATCGCCGAGCTGGGCTGGTCAAGCCGGGAGACCCATGACTGGGCCGGCTTCCGCGACCGCCTGGCCGGCCACGGCCCACGCTGGGACGCCGCCGGGATCGCCTTCCACCGCGCGCCCGAGATCCCCTGGCCGAGCGGGCCCACCATCCCCACCCAGCGCGACTCGGCCGTTGCCACCACCACCCGAGAGGGCGTCGACCTGACGTAG
- the ppdK gene encoding pyruvate, phosphate dikinase has product MAAQETVDHKYVYDFSEGNKDLKDLLGGKGANLAEMTNLGLPVPPGFTITTEACQAYLATGREPDGLAGQIEAHLESLERAMGKRLGDPQDPLLVSVRSGAKFSMPGMMETVLNVGLNDQSVVGLSAQAGQNDRFAWDSYRRLIQMFGKTVCEVPGEEFEHALDEAKNAKGTHDDLDLDADDLRRLVDAYKKIFLKHTGREFPQQPREQLDLAIRAVFESWNAERAVLYRRQERIPADLGTAVNVVTMVFGNLGPDSGTGVAFTRDPASGAQGIYGDYLANAQGEDVVAGIRNTVPLNELERLDKKSYDELLGYMARLEEHYKDLCDIEFTIERGKLWMLQTRVGKRTAAAAFVIAGQLVDEGLIDLDEALHRVNGAQLAQLMFPRFQLDHEFEAVAKGIGASPGAASGTVVFTSARAVELAAEGESVILVRRETNPDDLNGMIAAKGILTSRGGKTSHAAVVARGMGKTCVSGADEIEVNVPAKKFVVAGQTVNEGDVVSIDGTTGKVYLGEVPVMPSEVVQYFEGSLDAEHVDDALVRAVHRIMTHADGRRRLAVRTNADTGADAARARRFGAEGIGLCRTEHMFLGDRRELVERLILARAEGERDEALAALLPLQRADFEEIFREMDGLPVTVRLIDPPLHEFLPPLEQLAVNVAVAQERGEDVAKEEALLAAVRRMHEENPMLGLRGVRLGLVIPGLFAMQVRAIAEAAVAVTRAGGTACPEIMVPLVGAVQELETVRAEAEKIIAEVVGDSGVEVLIGTMIEVPRAALTAGQIAEAAEFFSFGTNDLTQMGWGFSRDDVEGAFFWRYLELGIFGISPFESIDRDGVGRLVRIAAEEGRVARPGLKLGVCGEHGGDPDSVHFFHEVGLDYVSCSPFRVPVARLEAGRAVVETGGSDSR; this is encoded by the coding sequence GTGGCAGCGCAAGAGACCGTCGATCACAAGTACGTCTACGACTTCTCCGAGGGCAACAAGGACCTCAAGGACCTGCTCGGGGGCAAGGGCGCCAACCTCGCTGAGATGACCAACCTCGGCCTGCCCGTCCCGCCGGGCTTCACCATCACCACCGAGGCCTGCCAGGCGTACCTGGCGACGGGACGGGAGCCGGACGGGCTCGCCGGGCAGATCGAGGCCCACCTGGAGTCGCTGGAACGCGCGATGGGCAAGCGCCTCGGCGACCCGCAGGACCCCCTGCTGGTGTCGGTGCGCTCCGGCGCCAAGTTCTCGATGCCCGGCATGATGGAGACCGTCCTCAACGTCGGTCTCAACGACCAGAGCGTGGTCGGTCTCTCCGCCCAGGCCGGACAGAACGACAGGTTCGCCTGGGACTCCTACCGCCGCCTCATCCAGATGTTCGGCAAGACCGTGTGCGAGGTGCCGGGCGAGGAGTTCGAGCACGCGCTGGACGAGGCCAAGAACGCCAAGGGCACCCACGACGACCTGGACCTGGACGCCGACGACCTGCGGAGGCTGGTCGACGCGTACAAGAAGATCTTTTTGAAGCACACCGGTCGGGAGTTCCCGCAGCAGCCGCGCGAACAGCTCGACCTGGCCATCCGGGCGGTGTTCGAGTCGTGGAACGCCGAGCGCGCCGTGCTCTACCGCCGCCAGGAGCGGATCCCGGCCGATCTCGGCACCGCTGTCAACGTGGTGACGATGGTCTTCGGCAACCTCGGCCCGGACTCCGGCACCGGTGTGGCTTTCACCCGGGACCCGGCCAGTGGCGCGCAGGGCATCTACGGCGACTACCTGGCCAACGCCCAGGGCGAGGACGTCGTGGCGGGCATCCGCAACACCGTGCCGCTGAACGAGCTGGAACGGCTGGACAAGAAGTCCTACGACGAGCTGCTCGGGTACATGGCTCGGCTGGAGGAGCACTACAAGGACCTCTGCGACATCGAGTTCACCATCGAACGCGGCAAGCTGTGGATGTTGCAGACGCGGGTCGGTAAGCGCACCGCCGCCGCCGCGTTCGTCATCGCCGGGCAGCTCGTCGACGAGGGCCTGATCGACCTGGACGAGGCGTTGCACCGGGTCAACGGCGCGCAGCTCGCCCAGCTGATGTTCCCCCGCTTCCAGCTCGACCACGAGTTCGAGGCGGTCGCCAAGGGCATCGGGGCCTCACCCGGTGCGGCGTCCGGCACTGTCGTCTTCACCTCCGCCCGCGCCGTCGAGCTGGCCGCCGAGGGGGAGTCGGTGATCCTGGTCCGCCGGGAGACCAACCCGGACGACCTGAACGGCATGATCGCCGCGAAGGGCATCCTCACCTCGCGGGGCGGCAAGACCAGCCACGCCGCGGTGGTGGCCCGGGGCATGGGCAAGACCTGTGTCTCCGGCGCCGACGAGATCGAGGTGAACGTCCCGGCGAAGAAGTTCGTCGTGGCCGGGCAGACCGTCAACGAGGGCGACGTGGTGTCCATCGACGGCACCACGGGCAAGGTCTACCTGGGCGAGGTCCCGGTCATGCCGTCGGAGGTGGTGCAGTACTTCGAGGGCAGCCTCGACGCCGAGCACGTCGACGACGCCCTGGTCCGGGCCGTACACCGGATCATGACGCACGCCGACGGCAGGCGGCGGCTCGCGGTCCGGACGAACGCCGACACCGGCGCGGACGCCGCCCGGGCCCGGCGCTTCGGCGCCGAGGGCATCGGCCTGTGCCGCACCGAGCACATGTTCCTCGGCGACCGTCGGGAGCTGGTCGAGCGGCTGATCCTGGCCCGTGCCGAGGGTGAGCGGGACGAGGCGCTGGCGGCGCTGCTGCCGTTGCAGCGGGCGGACTTCGAGGAGATCTTCCGCGAGATGGACGGGCTGCCGGTCACCGTCCGGCTGATCGACCCGCCGTTGCACGAGTTCCTGCCGCCGCTGGAGCAGCTCGCCGTCAACGTCGCGGTCGCCCAGGAGCGTGGCGAGGACGTGGCCAAGGAGGAGGCGCTGCTCGCCGCCGTCCGGCGGATGCACGAGGAGAACCCGATGCTCGGGCTGCGGGGCGTCCGCCTGGGCCTGGTCATCCCCGGCCTGTTCGCGATGCAGGTCCGGGCCATCGCCGAGGCCGCCGTCGCGGTCACCCGCGCGGGCGGCACCGCCTGCCCGGAGATCATGGTGCCGCTGGTCGGGGCCGTGCAGGAGTTGGAGACGGTACGCGCCGAGGCCGAAAAGATCATCGCGGAGGTGGTGGGGGACAGCGGCGTCGAGGTGCTGATCGGCACCATGATCGAGGTGCCCCGGGCGGCGCTGACCGCCGGGCAGATCGCCGAGGCCGCCGAGTTCTTCTCCTTCGGCACCAACGACCTCACCCAGATGGGCTGGGGCTTCTCCCGCGACGACGTCGAGGGTGCGTTCTTCTGGCGGTACCTGGAGCTGGGCATCTTCGGCATCTCGCCGTTCGAGTCGATCGACCGCGACGGTGTCGGTCGGCTGGTGCGCATCGCCGCCGAGGAGGGCCGGGTCGCCCGGCCCGGCCTGAAGCTCGGCGTCTGCGGTGAGCACGGCGGCGACCCGGACTCGGTGCACTTCTTCCACGAGGTCGGCCTGGACTACGTGTCCTGCTCACCGTTCCGGGTGCCGGTGGCCCGGTTGGAGGCCGGCCGGGCGGTGGTGGAGACCGGCGGCTCGGACAGTCGTTGA
- a CDS encoding roadblock/LC7 domain-containing protein: MHADPVVGTELRGLRRRRPEIAGTVLAGTDGLLISSDLPSTDATHLAALAAASFGLGHRVADTVRCGEFRESVVRTTSGCVVTYPAGRTALLTLVTVSPAADLEALHEEARAVARRAGTVVDRRGGGVGGTAVPEAHGPLAVRTPMATLPAQLRRSSRPTWRRPPI; this comes from the coding sequence GTGCACGCAGACCCGGTGGTGGGAACGGAACTACGCGGGCTACGCCGCCGTCGACCCGAGATCGCCGGCACGGTCCTGGCCGGCACCGACGGGCTACTCATCTCCAGCGACCTGCCCAGCACCGACGCCACCCATCTCGCCGCCCTCGCCGCGGCCAGCTTCGGGCTCGGCCACCGGGTGGCCGACACGGTCCGATGTGGCGAGTTCCGGGAGTCGGTGGTCCGCACGACCAGCGGGTGCGTGGTGACCTACCCGGCCGGGCGCACCGCCCTGCTGACCCTGGTCACCGTGTCGCCCGCGGCGGATCTGGAGGCGCTGCACGAGGAGGCCCGAGCGGTGGCCCGTCGAGCGGGCACCGTCGTCGACCGGCGCGGCGGAGGCGTCGGCGGCACCGCCGTGCCGGAGGCACACGGGCCGCTGGCAGTGCGTACCCCGATGGCGACCCTGCCGGCGCAGTTGCGCCGCTCGTCGCGGCCCACCTGGCGTCGCCCGCCGATCTGA
- a CDS encoding VOC family protein has product MTSVWESLTVDARDPARLARWWAEALGYQVIAEKMDEVEIRQSPDRLPGLVFVPVADGKERKNRLHLDLRPADQEAEVERLVDMGARHVDIDQGDVEWTVLADPEGNEFCVLRAK; this is encoded by the coding sequence ATGACCAGTGTCTGGGAGAGCCTCACCGTCGATGCCCGCGATCCGGCTCGGCTGGCCCGCTGGTGGGCCGAGGCGCTCGGCTACCAGGTGATCGCCGAGAAGATGGACGAGGTGGAGATCCGGCAGTCCCCCGACCGGCTGCCCGGCCTGGTCTTCGTGCCGGTTGCCGACGGCAAGGAGCGCAAGAACCGGCTGCACCTCGACCTGCGCCCCGCCGACCAGGAGGCCGAGGTCGAGCGGCTGGTCGACATGGGCGCCCGGCACGTCGACATCGACCAGGGTGACGTCGAGTGGACGGTGCTCGCCGACCCGGAGGGCAACGAGTTCTGCGTCCTCCGTGCGAAATGA